In the genome of Triticum urartu cultivar G1812 chromosome 5, Tu2.1, whole genome shotgun sequence, one region contains:
- the LOC125508546 gene encoding uncharacterized protein LOC125508546 isoform X1: protein MWSPLIGRDAAGAAAGYGGGPLMELGADAEAMGPTLCVQIMMTWSTVMGSFYSSLPIFIGLGSIGSVNRLKTMYPFPVWIPTIAFNNNFLLTTNRKKLKLTDLGLTREETVTEMMTTEIGTYRYGHRGQGGGRCQWKTWLRMKVHSPIVFKKMRRSWFCVDAP, encoded by the exons ATGTGGTCGCCCCTGATCGGAAGGGACGCCGCTGGAGCTGCCGCGGGATATGGTGGTGGTCCGCTGATGGAGCTGGGAGCAGACGCGGAGGCAATGGGCCCGACTCTCTGTGTGCAAATCATGATGACTTGGAGCACTGTCATGGGAAGTTTTTATTCATCTTTACCTATATTTATTGGATTAGGTTCCATTGGCAG CGTCAACAGGTTAAAGACGATGTACCCTTTTCCCGTTTGGATACCAACCATTGCATTCAACA ATAATTTTTTGCTTACTACAAACCGTAAGAAGCTGAAGCTTACTGATTTGGGGCTTACACGAGAGGAAACTGTAACTGAAATGATGACGACTGAAATTGGGACATACCGATATGGACACAGAG GCCAGGGCGGAGGACGTTGTCAATGGAAAACATGGCTCCGCATGAAGGTTCACTCGCCAATAGTCTTCAAGAAGATGCGAAGGTCATGGTTCTGTGTTGATGCCCCTTGA
- the LOC125508546 gene encoding uncharacterized protein LOC125508546 isoform X2, translated as MWSPLIGRDAAGAAAGYGGGPLMELGADAEAMGPTLCVQIMMTWSTVMGSFYSSLPIFIGLGSIGRLKTMYPFPVWIPTIAFNNNFLLTTNRKKLKLTDLGLTREETVTEMMTTEIGTYRYGHRGQGGGRCQWKTWLRMKVHSPIVFKKMRRSWFCVDAP; from the exons ATGTGGTCGCCCCTGATCGGAAGGGACGCCGCTGGAGCTGCCGCGGGATATGGTGGTGGTCCGCTGATGGAGCTGGGAGCAGACGCGGAGGCAATGGGCCCGACTCTCTGTGTGCAAATCATGATGACTTGGAGCACTGTCATGGGAAGTTTTTATTCATCTTTACCTATATTTATTGGATTAGGTTCCATTGGCAG GTTAAAGACGATGTACCCTTTTCCCGTTTGGATACCAACCATTGCATTCAACA ATAATTTTTTGCTTACTACAAACCGTAAGAAGCTGAAGCTTACTGATTTGGGGCTTACACGAGAGGAAACTGTAACTGAAATGATGACGACTGAAATTGGGACATACCGATATGGACACAGAG GCCAGGGCGGAGGACGTTGTCAATGGAAAACATGGCTCCGCATGAAGGTTCACTCGCCAATAGTCTTCAAGAAGATGCGAAGGTCATGGTTCTGTGTTGATGCCCCTTGA
- the LOC125508548 gene encoding 40S ribosomal protein S29: MGHSNVWNSHPKNYGPGSRVCRVCGNSHGLIRKYGLMCCRQCFRSNAKDIGFIKYR, from the exons ATGGGGCACTCCAACGTCTGGAACTCCCACCCCAAGAACTACGGGCCCGGCTCCCGCGTCTG CCGGGTCTGTGGAAACTCCCATGGACTGATCAGGAAGTATGGGCTGATGTGCTGCAGGCAGTGTTTCCGCAGCAACGCCAAGGACATTGGCTTCATCAAG TACCGTTAA